One genomic segment of Chitinophaga parva includes these proteins:
- a CDS encoding helix-turn-helix domain-containing protein, with amino-acid sequence MKNRDEKRGAEITRQYLDLLDRHIDDVISGSVPEFMKLNEIARELAISHKHLTHIVQKEKGHHPCYFYDAKIIDKAKYLLAGTDMAIAKIATTLTYDASNFSKFFKKWTGETPGMFRTAAQKKQ; translated from the coding sequence ATGAAAAACAGAGATGAGAAACGAGGCGCCGAAATAACGAGACAGTATCTTGACCTCTTAGACCGACATATTGATGACGTTATTAGTGGCAGCGTGCCAGAGTTTATGAAACTCAATGAGATTGCCCGTGAACTTGCCATATCGCACAAGCATCTGACCCATATTGTTCAAAAAGAAAAGGGACATCATCCCTGCTATTTCTATGATGCCAAAATCATTGACAAAGCAAAATATCTGCTGGCAGGTACCGATATGGCGATCGCAAAAATTGCCACAACGCTGACATATGATGCTTCCAATTTTTCAAAATTCTTCAAGAAATGGACCGGGGAAACACCGGGTATGTTCAGAACGGCCGCCCAGAAAAAACAGTGA
- a CDS encoding RNA polymerase sigma factor, producing MRKIVFTDNGALLEGLRSGKEEVFRYLFDKYYSAISRNIRKLVADESAAEDLLQECFITLWEKRNDLADGVELGGWLFNTSYYKSMSYLRSNIRRTVVNQASFPEDAGIEDGERQMEATHVYQRRMTLLNNAIAALPQQRQKAVILCKVQGEPYEKVAQEMNLSEATIRQYVKLSMAALRGSLNHE from the coding sequence GTGAGGAAAATCGTCTTTACAGATAACGGAGCTTTACTGGAAGGTCTCAGATCCGGTAAGGAAGAGGTCTTCCGGTATCTATTTGACAAGTACTATTCCGCCATCAGCAGAAATATCCGCAAACTGGTTGCTGATGAAAGTGCCGCAGAAGACCTGCTCCAGGAATGCTTCATCACTTTATGGGAAAAAAGAAATGACCTGGCCGATGGCGTAGAACTGGGGGGATGGTTGTTCAATACCAGCTATTATAAATCGATGTCTTACCTGCGCAGCAACATCCGGCGCACAGTTGTGAACCAGGCTTCTTTTCCTGAAGATGCCGGCATAGAGGATGGTGAGCGGCAAATGGAAGCCACGCATGTTTACCAGCGGCGGATGACCCTTCTGAATAATGCGATTGCGGCTTTACCGCAGCAAAGACAAAAGGCGGTGATCCTGTGTAAGGTACAGGGAGAGCCGTATGAGAAGGTGGCGCAGGAAATGAATCTTTCCGAGGCTACGATCCGGCAGTATGTGAAGCTGTCGATGGCTGCATTGAGAGGATCACTGAATCATGAATAG
- a CDS encoding FecR family protein, with protein MPAPLRRTKNTRIFKIAGFSLAGAAVAASLLWMFIARPEITPGSREKTIVAAEKTTLTLSDGSMVCLSPGSRLSYPEVFDEQHRTVRLDGQAFFKVSKRPHQPFTVVSGTLLTEVLGTAFTIAAFPDRDKITVALVEGRVNVRGGHGQQHMLQPGMELVLDKNKEQVQVRPIGINDNITGWMSRELVFNDITLSEAAEQLQAVYGVHLVFENQRAANCRIWGKFSDRPLPEVLETIKLAGVAYQLKGKDSIYISAKK; from the coding sequence GTGCCAGCACCCCTTCGCCGCACCAAAAACACCAGGATATTTAAGATAGCCGGGTTTTCCCTGGCCGGGGCCGCAGTGGCAGCCAGCTTATTGTGGATGTTTATTGCCAGGCCTGAGATAACGCCGGGATCACGGGAGAAGACGATTGTAGCCGCGGAAAAGACTACGCTTACATTAAGTGATGGATCTATGGTGTGCCTTTCCCCAGGCAGCAGGTTGAGTTATCCGGAGGTTTTTGATGAGCAGCATCGTACGGTGCGTCTGGATGGGCAGGCTTTTTTCAAAGTAAGCAAGAGACCCCACCAGCCCTTTACAGTGGTAAGCGGAACGTTGCTGACCGAGGTACTGGGGACTGCCTTTACCATTGCAGCTTTTCCGGACCGGGATAAAATAACGGTGGCCCTGGTAGAGGGCCGGGTAAATGTGCGTGGCGGCCATGGACAGCAGCATATGCTGCAGCCGGGAATGGAGCTGGTGTTGGATAAAAACAAGGAGCAGGTACAGGTGCGTCCGATTGGAATTAACGATAATATTACCGGCTGGATGAGCCGGGAGCTGGTATTCAATGATATTACTTTATCTGAAGCAGCGGAACAGCTGCAGGCAGTCTATGGCGTGCACCTGGTGTTTGAGAACCAGCGCGCCGCAAATTGCAGGATATGGGGCAAGTTCAGTGACCGGCCATTACCCGAGGTACTGGAAACGATCAAACTGGCCGGTGTAGCATATCAGCTGAAAGGAAAGGACTCTATTTACATCTCGGCGAAAAAATAG
- a CDS encoding winged helix-turn-helix transcriptional regulator translates to MGCKITAFQEEQKKRMRSVQDAMDALNGKWKIAIISSICCYGKRRFSDILNDVEGVSNRMLSKELKELETNQLIKRTILDTQPISVQYELTAHGNTLQNIISSLSDWGIVHRKKIIGK, encoded by the coding sequence ATGGGTTGTAAAATCACAGCGTTCCAGGAGGAACAAAAAAAGAGAATGAGGTCTGTTCAGGATGCGATGGATGCACTTAATGGAAAGTGGAAGATCGCTATTATCTCGTCTATCTGCTGTTATGGAAAACGGAGATTTTCCGATATTTTGAATGATGTGGAAGGGGTGTCCAACCGGATGCTGAGTAAAGAATTAAAAGAACTGGAAACGAACCAGTTGATTAAACGGACTATTTTAGATACACAACCCATATCGGTGCAATATGAGTTGACAGCGCACGGCAATACGTTACAGAATATTATCAGCAGCCTCTCGGATTGGGGTATTGTACATCGTAAGAAAATTATTGGGAAATAA
- a CDS encoding SusD/RagB family nutrient-binding outer membrane lipoprotein produces MSDIMNKRYLLFALLVAAGLLCQVSCKRFETYQINPNLPTQADPSLLLTTIEQNALSSISPQAGLASRYLAYTESVNLNQYYGWQRSGFDAYGSIRQVVKMEQEAARTGKQNYRYLGKFFRSYYIIGLTLTFGDVPYSQMMRAMNDDLSQDAIRPAYDKQEDIYLGVLNDLKIASDSLSVDGGDINGDVVYNGDISKWKKAINAFSLRVLISLSAKEGNTQLLVKQRFREIVADPAKYPLFGSNSDNLALPFYDINNNRYPYYNNNSMKTDYYLDSSFVSMLKRYNDPRLFVYGMPATATGLPAGNFNAYAGMAGSAPLSTNVQLMTDGKASQINRRYAYDPVNEPSVAIGYAELQFTLAEAAARGWIDGDANAYYKNGVQAAMQFSNYKGTGYTDADIQHYLEQPVVQLQGDKTISQIVTQKYIALFMNTGWEAFYNQRRTGIPVFETAGSGMLNDGKVPVRWMYPTDEYNNNGDNVNAAVKAQFPNGDDINGVMWLLKNE; encoded by the coding sequence ATGTCTGACATTATGAATAAAAGATATTTACTTTTTGCACTCCTGGTGGCAGCGGGCTTGTTGTGTCAGGTCTCCTGCAAGCGGTTTGAAACATACCAGATAAACCCTAACCTGCCTACGCAGGCAGACCCCTCGCTTTTATTAACCACGATTGAACAGAATGCCTTATCCAGCATTTCTCCGCAGGCGGGGCTTGCATCCCGCTACCTGGCTTATACAGAAAGCGTTAATCTTAATCAGTATTATGGCTGGCAGCGAAGTGGGTTTGATGCATACGGAAGTATCCGCCAGGTGGTAAAAATGGAACAGGAAGCTGCCAGGACAGGAAAGCAGAACTACCGTTACCTGGGTAAGTTCTTCCGGTCTTATTATATCATCGGGTTAACCCTTACTTTCGGAGATGTGCCTTATTCCCAGATGATGCGGGCTATGAATGATGATCTCTCCCAGGACGCCATACGGCCGGCTTACGATAAGCAGGAGGATATTTACCTGGGGGTTTTAAACGACCTGAAAATAGCAAGCGATTCTCTGTCTGTCGATGGCGGGGATATCAATGGCGATGTTGTTTACAATGGAGACATCAGTAAATGGAAAAAAGCAATCAATGCCTTTAGTTTAAGGGTGCTAATAAGCCTTTCTGCGAAGGAGGGTAACACACAATTGCTGGTTAAACAAAGGTTCCGGGAGATCGTGGCAGACCCTGCGAAGTACCCGTTGTTTGGCTCCAACAGCGATAACCTTGCACTCCCCTTCTATGATATCAACAATAACCGCTATCCTTATTATAATAACAACAGCATGAAAACGGACTATTATCTGGATAGTTCCTTTGTAAGCATGCTGAAACGATACAATGATCCCCGTTTGTTCGTTTACGGGATGCCTGCAACGGCTACCGGCCTCCCGGCGGGAAACTTTAATGCATATGCAGGAATGGCTGGTAGCGCACCGTTGTCTACCAACGTACAGCTGATGACAGACGGTAAAGCATCACAGATCAACCGCCGTTATGCCTATGATCCGGTCAATGAACCCTCTGTGGCTATCGGTTATGCTGAGCTGCAGTTTACACTGGCGGAAGCCGCCGCCCGCGGATGGATCGATGGGGATGCCAATGCATATTATAAAAATGGTGTACAGGCGGCTATGCAGTTTTCCAACTACAAAGGAACGGGGTACACAGATGCAGACATACAGCATTACCTGGAGCAACCGGTAGTGCAGCTGCAGGGAGATAAGACCATTTCCCAGATTGTAACGCAGAAGTATATAGCCCTGTTTATGAATACAGGCTGGGAAGCTTTCTACAATCAGAGGAGAACGGGCATACCCGTTTTTGAGACCGCGGGAAGTGGCATGCTCAATGATGGGAAGGTGCCGGTCCGTTGGATGTACCCCACTGATGAATATAATAATAACGGGGATAATGTAAATGCAGCCGTTAAAGCACAATTTCCCAATGGAGACGATATCAACGGGGTAATGTGGCTGCTCAAGAATGAATAG
- a CDS encoding SusC/RagA family TonB-linked outer membrane protein, whose protein sequence is MDRKVSLNLLNSNLRAILTQIESLAQVSFAVNGSSIVVKDNTGATHRAPSTVRAPLQGVVMNEHREAIPGVSVFNPNSGSDSVFTNDKGIFVVPARKGDLILVIAAGYREKMLTVNDERSYEITLQADTSRKLNEVVVTALGIRKEKKSLGYTVQQVSGETLEKVKAPTAMSGLTGKVAGLNIANTTDFFQAPSVSLRGQKPLIVIDGIPDLEGDAFKINADDIESVSVLKGTSAAALYGSIGKNGAIMYNTKRGRKGDVKVELNSSTLLQTGYLRIPKVQTEYGDGNYGKYAYIDGSGGGTEGGGWLWGPKLDQKDPTTPSGYFETPQYNSPVDPATGKLVPLPWVSRGKNNLKNFFRTGLLSTNNLSATWGGDKGTFRVSAGEIFQKGVMPNTSMNNASFSVSGNYNLSKRLNVDGRLSYNREFSNNYPTTGYGPDNILYNLVLWTGADVDIRDLKNYWVKGKEGLQQKNYNNSWYNNPYFVAYQYLQGYRKDNVFGSFALNYDISPSFSAKLRTGINEYGTDETTQEPKSYIGYSSISNGNLFYTKKGYFDITSDFILSYKHDFSQNFSLSARAGGANQYSNYRRLFSRTDGLTIPGFYSLGNSTNPLYSENTLQEKQIKSLYGMVDAELYHFIYLGITGRNDWVSTLPVRNNSFFYPSVTGAVVLSDVLKLPAAVSFLKARGSWSQVNSGAIDANDPYASIQTYSLANKWNNVPALSWGAELISPHLIPSTTQSWETGLVIGLLQNRVNLDLTYFQNREYNNFASVGMSLASGYGTRLVNADEYKRKGWEMVLSLVPVKTSQFQWQTGFNVSNSHRWLTEATYSLDGYKDNLKVGERSDKIFTGVYQTTPDGQVIYGSNGMPLSDAYQRAVGYGDPKWIYGWQNSFNYKQFTLTCSMDGRLGGLIYSTTNLKMIWGGSSPATANHFRDEAYQGLQTYVGKGVVVTSGNVQYDNHGNILSDTRTYAPNKTPVNYVSYMTSTNDAPAYNYFYYSGTYIKLREVVLTYNISPAFLKRTRVFSSASASLIGNNLLMFAKLPNVDPDAEGDNLQTPSLRSVGVNLNLKF, encoded by the coding sequence TTGGACAGGAAAGTTTCCCTGAACCTGCTCAACAGTAATCTCCGGGCTATCCTGACGCAGATAGAGAGCCTGGCGCAGGTTTCTTTTGCCGTGAATGGCAGTTCTATTGTTGTAAAGGACAACACCGGCGCCACCCATCGCGCGCCATCCACTGTGCGTGCGCCGTTGCAGGGGGTGGTGATGAATGAGCACCGTGAGGCCATACCAGGGGTAAGCGTTTTTAACCCGAACAGCGGCTCTGACAGCGTATTTACCAATGACAAAGGCATTTTTGTTGTACCGGCCAGAAAGGGAGACCTCATACTGGTGATCGCGGCGGGCTACCGGGAGAAAATGCTCACGGTAAATGATGAGCGTTCCTATGAAATTACATTACAGGCCGATACTAGCCGTAAGCTGAATGAAGTAGTGGTAACAGCCCTGGGTATCCGCAAGGAGAAGAAATCACTGGGCTACACGGTACAACAGGTAAGCGGTGAAACGCTGGAAAAAGTAAAGGCACCTACCGCCATGAGTGGCCTCACTGGCAAGGTGGCCGGTTTGAATATTGCCAACACAACCGACTTCTTCCAGGCACCATCCGTATCCCTCCGCGGTCAAAAACCGCTTATTGTTATCGATGGGATACCTGATCTGGAAGGAGATGCATTTAAGATCAACGCGGACGATATCGAAAGCGTTTCAGTCCTGAAAGGAACTTCTGCTGCCGCCTTGTATGGATCAATCGGGAAAAATGGTGCCATTATGTATAACACCAAGCGCGGGCGCAAAGGTGACGTGAAGGTAGAGCTCAATTCTTCCACCCTCCTGCAGACCGGCTACCTTCGTATTCCCAAAGTACAGACGGAATACGGGGATGGTAACTATGGCAAATATGCTTACATAGACGGATCCGGCGGTGGTACAGAAGGTGGCGGATGGCTATGGGGCCCCAAGCTGGATCAGAAAGATCCTACCACCCCCAGCGGCTATTTTGAAACGCCGCAGTACAACAGCCCCGTTGATCCCGCAACCGGGAAACTGGTGCCGCTTCCCTGGGTTTCAAGGGGGAAGAATAACCTCAAGAACTTCTTCCGCACTGGCCTGCTTTCTACCAATAACCTGTCTGCCACCTGGGGCGGCGACAAAGGTACTTTCCGGGTATCTGCTGGCGAGATCTTCCAGAAAGGGGTGATGCCCAATACCAGCATGAACAATGCATCTTTTTCGGTGTCTGGTAACTACAATCTTTCCAAAAGACTGAACGTGGACGGGCGGCTTTCCTATAACAGGGAGTTTTCCAATAACTACCCCACCACAGGTTACGGACCGGATAATATTCTGTATAATCTGGTGCTCTGGACCGGTGCAGACGTAGATATAAGGGACCTCAAAAATTACTGGGTGAAAGGCAAGGAAGGCCTGCAGCAGAAGAATTATAACAATTCGTGGTACAATAACCCGTATTTCGTGGCTTACCAGTACCTGCAGGGCTACCGTAAGGACAATGTGTTTGGTTCCTTTGCGCTCAACTATGATATTTCGCCCTCATTCAGTGCCAAGTTGCGTACGGGCATAAATGAGTATGGAACAGATGAAACTACCCAGGAGCCCAAGAGCTATATTGGCTACAGCAGCATCTCCAATGGAAATCTTTTTTATACCAAGAAAGGCTATTTCGATATCACTTCCGACTTCATCCTCAGTTATAAACACGATTTCAGTCAGAACTTTAGCCTGTCTGCCCGTGCAGGTGGTGCCAACCAGTATAGCAACTACCGGCGACTGTTTTCCCGCACCGATGGCCTTACTATTCCCGGGTTTTATAGCCTTGGCAATTCAACCAATCCATTGTACAGCGAGAATACCCTGCAGGAGAAACAGATCAAAAGTTTATACGGGATGGTGGACGCCGAGCTATATCATTTCATTTATCTAGGTATTACAGGAAGGAACGACTGGGTGTCTACTTTGCCGGTGCGGAATAATTCGTTTTTCTATCCTTCTGTAACAGGTGCAGTGGTGTTGTCAGATGTTTTAAAACTGCCTGCTGCTGTGTCCTTTCTTAAAGCACGGGGATCCTGGTCGCAGGTAAATAGCGGCGCCATTGATGCTAATGACCCTTACGCCTCCATTCAAACGTATTCCCTTGCCAACAAATGGAATAACGTGCCGGCCCTTTCCTGGGGCGCTGAGCTGATCTCCCCGCACCTGATACCGTCTACCACCCAATCGTGGGAGACCGGCCTGGTAATAGGACTGCTGCAGAACCGGGTGAACCTGGACCTCACCTATTTCCAGAACCGTGAGTACAATAATTTTGCCAGCGTAGGTATGTCGCTGGCCAGTGGCTACGGAACAAGACTGGTCAATGCGGATGAATACAAAAGAAAGGGCTGGGAAATGGTACTTAGCCTGGTGCCGGTTAAGACATCACAATTCCAGTGGCAGACCGGCTTTAATGTCAGCAACAGCCACAGGTGGCTTACGGAGGCCACTTATAGCCTGGATGGGTATAAGGATAACCTGAAAGTGGGCGAGAGAAGTGATAAGATATTTACCGGGGTGTACCAGACTACCCCTGATGGACAGGTGATCTACGGCTCGAACGGGATGCCGCTGAGCGATGCCTACCAACGCGCTGTTGGTTACGGTGATCCCAAATGGATCTACGGATGGCAAAACAGCTTCAACTATAAGCAGTTTACATTAACCTGCTCGATGGATGGCCGGCTGGGTGGACTTATCTATTCCACTACCAACCTGAAAATGATCTGGGGTGGTTCTTCGCCCGCCACTGCCAATCATTTTAGAGACGAGGCTTACCAGGGATTACAGACCTATGTGGGGAAAGGCGTTGTTGTTACATCCGGCAATGTACAGTATGATAACCACGGCAACATCCTGTCGGATACCCGGACATATGCCCCGAATAAAACGCCTGTTAACTATGTTTCTTACATGACCTCCACGAATGATGCGCCGGCTTATAATTACTTCTATTATAGTGGTACTTATATAAAATTACGGGAGGTGGTGCTGACCTATAACATTTCTCCTGCCTTCCTTAAAAGAACGCGGGTATTCTCATCCGCGTCCGCATCCCTCATTGGCAATAACCTGCTGATGTTTGCTAAGCTGCCCAATGTTGATCCGGATGCAGAAGGCGATAACCTGCAAACTCCCTCCTTAAGAAGTGTGGGAGTGAATCTGAACCTGAAATTTTAA
- a CDS encoding RNA polymerase sigma-70 factor → MPFIEQSYFRAIQEGDEKAFEALFTKHYESLVQFSASFIPDMKEDARDIVVDVFAYLWLNRSRFTIKRSLSAYLYSAVRNKTIDNLRKQNLAPVILCGGFDDLPLAGTEIADRNLYYKETDRQIATLIELLPTQARLIFRMNRDEGLSYEEIASVLEISVNTVKTQMYRALRFLKKQYTASHP, encoded by the coding sequence ATGCCCTTCATAGAGCAATCATATTTTAGGGCCATCCAGGAAGGTGATGAAAAAGCATTTGAAGCGTTATTCACAAAGCATTACGAAAGCCTGGTGCAGTTCTCTGCAAGTTTTATCCCTGATATGAAAGAAGATGCCAGGGATATTGTGGTGGACGTATTCGCTTATCTTTGGCTGAACCGTTCCCGGTTCACTATAAAAAGATCGCTCTCTGCCTACCTGTATAGCGCTGTCCGTAACAAAACAATAGACAACTTGCGGAAGCAAAACCTGGCACCTGTAATCTTGTGCGGCGGTTTTGATGACCTTCCTCTTGCCGGAACCGAGATAGCTGACAGGAATCTATACTATAAAGAAACTGACCGGCAGATAGCCACGTTGATAGAACTGCTGCCTACCCAGGCCCGCCTCATTTTCCGGATGAACCGGGATGAAGGGCTTAGTTATGAAGAGATTGCATCGGTACTGGAAATATCTGTGAATACTGTTAAAACCCAAATGTACCGCGCTTTGCGGTTCCTGAAGAAACAATATACCGCCTCCCATCCTTAA
- a CDS encoding SDR family NAD(P)-dependent oxidoreductase, with the protein MDKLKNKVAVITGGNSGIGFGIAQEFKNEGAKGVIVGRNPETLAGAAARLGAEFIAINADVTSTTGLDSMFKETAAKFGKIDVIVANAGGGTIGTVADISEADYDKTMDLNLKSVYFTVQKALPYMNDGGSIILIGSNAAHRAYTSFGLYGAAKAAVIYLAKAFSNDLLDRKIRANVITPGTTDTPAFDKFVPAEQIEAVKKHYAGVMPIGRIGQPSDIGKIAVFLASDDASFMLGAELLADGGMTYLAK; encoded by the coding sequence ATGGATAAATTAAAAAACAAAGTAGCAGTTATTACCGGTGGTAACAGTGGTATAGGATTTGGCATTGCCCAGGAATTTAAAAATGAAGGGGCTAAAGGAGTTATTGTGGGCAGAAACCCGGAAACCTTAGCCGGAGCTGCTGCTCGACTTGGGGCTGAATTTATAGCCATCAATGCGGATGTAACCAGCACCACCGGGCTGGATAGCATGTTTAAGGAAACAGCTGCAAAATTCGGTAAAATAGATGTGATCGTAGCCAACGCGGGTGGTGGAACTATAGGAACAGTGGCAGATATCAGCGAAGCTGACTATGACAAAACGATGGACCTGAACCTGAAAAGTGTATACTTCACTGTTCAGAAAGCCTTGCCTTATATGAATGATGGTGGTTCTATAATTCTTATCGGATCAAACGCAGCGCATCGCGCTTACACCTCATTCGGGCTGTATGGTGCTGCAAAAGCGGCGGTGATCTATTTGGCAAAAGCATTCTCAAACGATCTTTTAGATAGAAAGATCAGAGCAAATGTGATCACACCCGGTACAACAGATACGCCGGCATTTGACAAGTTTGTTCCCGCAGAACAAATTGAAGCTGTAAAAAAACACTATGCAGGTGTAATGCCGATAGGCAGGATCGGGCAACCGTCTGACATTGGTAAAATAGCGGTGTTCCTGGCATCCGATGACGCTTCATTCATGCTCGGTGCGGAACTCCTTGCTGATGGGGGCATGACCTATCTGGCTAAGTAA
- a CDS encoding alkaline phosphatase family protein yields the protein MKKYCILFFCLAGLSLTTHAQRARKVVFVITDGVPADFLESVQTPNLDKISKAGHYMRAYVGGEKGAYSETPTISAVGYNSLLTGTWANKHNVWDNYNQSPDYHYPTIFRLLKDQYPAKKIAVYSTWTDNRTLLVGDGLAQTGGIHVDEHADGYELDTVRFPHDEEGRTFMHRIDEQVTADAVKGILQKAPDLSWIYLEYTDDMGHKYGDSPQLTAAVRMFDEQMGKVWEAIQYREKHYPEDWMIIMTTDHGRTESNGKGHGGQSPRQRTTWILTSNPAINAYPNYFMPGVVDIYPTIARFMGISIPVAVNRELDGIPFIGKVSLIHMDANYIQGKIDVNWVPLSPNENTKVKIWVSTTNNVKTGGEDQYKLMGEWPLKQKHASIDVKDLPSRFYKVVLEGADNSINRWIVLDQKAAG from the coding sequence ATGAAAAAGTATTGCATTTTATTTTTTTGCCTGGCGGGCCTATCCCTTACTACCCATGCGCAGCGTGCCAGAAAGGTGGTATTTGTTATCACGGATGGCGTTCCCGCTGACTTCCTGGAAAGTGTACAGACCCCTAACCTGGATAAGATCTCAAAGGCCGGGCACTATATGAGGGCCTATGTAGGTGGGGAAAAAGGTGCTTACTCAGAAACGCCTACCATTTCCGCAGTGGGCTATAATAGCCTTCTTACCGGCACCTGGGCCAATAAGCACAATGTCTGGGACAATTATAACCAGTCACCTGATTATCATTATCCTACTATTTTCCGCTTATTGAAGGACCAGTATCCGGCCAAAAAGATAGCCGTTTATTCTACCTGGACCGACAACCGGACTTTGCTGGTAGGGGATGGCCTGGCGCAAACCGGGGGGATCCATGTGGATGAACATGCGGATGGTTATGAGTTGGATACCGTCCGTTTTCCACATGATGAAGAGGGGCGGACATTTATGCACCGGATAGATGAGCAGGTTACCGCCGATGCTGTAAAAGGCATTTTGCAAAAGGCGCCGGACCTATCCTGGATATACCTTGAGTACACAGATGATATGGGCCATAAATATGGTGATTCTCCCCAGCTCACAGCAGCTGTCCGGATGTTTGATGAACAAATGGGAAAAGTGTGGGAGGCTATTCAGTACCGGGAGAAGCATTACCCGGAAGACTGGATGATCATTATGACCACCGATCATGGGAGGACCGAATCCAACGGTAAAGGACATGGAGGACAATCACCACGCCAGCGCACTACCTGGATATTAACGAGCAACCCTGCCATCAATGCTTATCCTAACTATTTTATGCCGGGGGTGGTAGACATATACCCCACAATTGCCAGGTTCATGGGCATCAGCATACCGGTAGCCGTGAACCGGGAGCTGGATGGCATCCCTTTTATTGGAAAGGTGAGCCTTATCCACATGGATGCTAACTATATACAAGGCAAGATTGATGTGAACTGGGTGCCACTAAGCCCTAATGAGAATACGAAAGTGAAGATATGGGTTAGCACCACCAATAATGTGAAAACAGGTGGGGAAGACCAATACAAGCTAATGGGTGAGTGGCCATTAAAGCAAAAGCATGCCAGTATTGACGTAAAGGACCTGCCGTCCAGGTTTTATAAAGTGGTGCTCGAAGGTGCTGATAACAGCATCAACAGGTGGATTGTGCTGGACCAGAAGGCTGCCGGTTAG